One window of Candidatus Microthrix subdominans genomic DNA carries:
- a CDS encoding DUF4349 domain-containing protein: MVANPQPKKSPIKAIVIAIIVATATLLLAGVFLGARDWNPGPGPKGEYNAKLNIETSDVAEAHDDVRVIIQRSHQGQLEKENTDFPPKAFGIIPRRAETVMTFRVPAAQFDAALADLNTAGVGTVVDQEIRGRDDIERRSELTEIAQILDERLTTELTTDASDQEAVEAQKKLEELAETANFPVIVVQINQGRGIVGSITWLFVSLLTWILIGFGLGFVWMRRKTHTKLSPVIGPVEDDPRQNSPEKNPGVQDWGQTT; this comes from the coding sequence ATGGTCGCTAACCCCCAACCCAAGAAGTCCCCAATCAAAGCAATCGTCATCGCAATCATCGTCGCCACAGCGACACTGCTCCTCGCCGGCGTGTTCCTCGGGGCCCGCGACTGGAACCCCGGGCCCGGCCCGAAAGGCGAGTACAACGCGAAGCTCAACATCGAGACGTCGGACGTTGCCGAAGCGCACGACGACGTCCGCGTCATCATTCAACGAAGCCATCAAGGTCAGCTCGAGAAAGAAAACACCGACTTCCCCCCCAAGGCGTTCGGGATCATTCCCCGGCGGGCCGAGACGGTCATGACGTTTCGTGTCCCGGCCGCCCAGTTCGACGCTGCGTTGGCCGACCTCAACACGGCTGGCGTGGGCACCGTGGTCGACCAGGAGATCAGGGGCCGCGACGACATCGAGCGCCGGAGCGAACTCACCGAGATCGCCCAGATCCTTGACGAACGTCTGACGACGGAGCTCACGACCGACGCCAGCGACCAGGAGGCGGTCGAAGCCCAGAAGAAGCTTGAGGAACTTGCCGAGACGGCCAACTTTCCCGTGATCGTCGTGCAAATCAATCAGGGTCGGGGAATCGTCGGTTCGATAACCTGGCTGTTCGTCAGCCTGCTGACGTGGATACTGATCGGTTTCGGCCTCGGGTTTGTCTGGATGCGGCGCAAGACCCACACCAAGCTCAGCCCGGTGATCGGCCCGGTTGAGGACGACCCCCGCCAAAACAGCCCGGAGAAGAATCCTGGCGTGCAGGATTGGGGTCAGACGACCTGA
- a CDS encoding OB-fold domain-containing protein gives MSAQQSTNPTAQLAIEGWFETDPEPALIGSRCIGSGTYFFPPTDTSRAPGHAGGATEPVRLSTRGTLWSYTSAGYQPPAPYIEPPGGFEPFAIAAVELAEEGLVVLGQVPSDVGMADLKVGMEMELVIDTLFVDDDGERVVWKWRPAANTTASSNATASGPAEEAAQ, from the coding sequence ATGAGCGCTCAGCAGTCCACCAACCCGACAGCGCAGCTTGCCATCGAGGGCTGGTTCGAGACCGATCCCGAGCCGGCGTTGATCGGCTCGCGCTGCATCGGCTCGGGCACCTACTTCTTTCCGCCCACCGACACCTCCCGGGCTCCGGGCCACGCCGGCGGCGCCACCGAGCCGGTTCGGCTGAGCACCCGAGGCACGCTGTGGAGCTACACCTCGGCCGGCTATCAGCCGCCGGCGCCGTACATCGAACCACCGGGCGGTTTCGAGCCGTTTGCCATCGCTGCGGTCGAACTGGCCGAGGAGGGGCTGGTCGTACTCGGCCAGGTGCCGAGCGACGTCGGCATGGCCGATTTGAAGGTGGGAATGGAAATGGAGCTCGTCATCGACACGCTCTTCGTCGACGATGACGGCGAGCGGGTGGTGTGGAAGTGGCGCCCGGCCGCCAACACCACAGCATCGAGCAACGCAACGGCATCGGGCCCGGCCGAGGAGGCAGCGCAATGA
- a CDS encoding enoyl-CoA hydratase family protein, whose translation MGFEVTTTNGIRHLVMDNPPVNALTVAGWFELADLLTEAGRDPEVAVVILSAAGKGFNAGVDIKEMQNTEGFDALIGANRGCAAAFGAIYDCEVPVICAVHDFVLGGGIGLIGNADVIVAAEGTTIGLPEVKQGALGAATHLSRLVPPHRMRQMVYTAEPIDVSILHEWGSVAEVVPRDELLATAERIAEQIARHSNLVIRAAKESLNAIDPVDVRRSYRMEQGFTFELNLSGVSDEARDAFVEKRDPTYKR comes from the coding sequence ATGGGCTTTGAAGTCACGACCACCAACGGGATCCGCCACTTGGTGATGGACAACCCTCCGGTCAACGCCCTGACGGTCGCCGGCTGGTTCGAACTGGCCGACCTGCTCACCGAGGCCGGGCGTGACCCGGAGGTGGCGGTGGTCATCCTCTCGGCGGCAGGCAAGGGCTTCAACGCCGGTGTCGACATCAAGGAGATGCAGAACACCGAGGGCTTCGACGCCCTGATCGGCGCCAACCGTGGCTGTGCTGCGGCCTTCGGCGCCATCTACGACTGCGAAGTGCCGGTGATCTGTGCCGTGCACGACTTCGTGCTCGGCGGCGGCATCGGCCTGATCGGCAACGCCGACGTCATCGTCGCCGCCGAGGGCACGACCATTGGGTTGCCCGAGGTGAAGCAGGGTGCGCTCGGCGCCGCCACCCACCTGTCCCGGCTGGTGCCTCCCCACCGGATGCGCCAGATGGTCTATACCGCCGAGCCGATCGACGTTTCGATTTTGCACGAGTGGGGGTCGGTGGCCGAGGTGGTGCCACGCGACGAGCTGTTGGCCACCGCCGAGCGCATCGCCGAGCAGATCGCCCGCCACAGCAACCTGGTGATCCGGGCGGCCAAGGAGTCGCTGAACGCCATCGATCCGGTCGACGTGCGCCGCAGCTACCGCATGGAGCAGGGCTTCACGTTTGAGCTCAACCTGTCCGGCGTGTCCGACGAGGCCCGCGACGCCTTCGTCGAGAAACGCGATCCGACCTACAAGCGCTGA
- a CDS encoding SDR family oxidoreductase, whose protein sequence is MTNAPNPRPTPVGDAADPLDFSGSVVLVTGGSRGIGRGISEAFLGHGADVVICGRNEPDELPSSGGREARFVAADVRDATAVDALISDIEATEGRLDVVVNNAGGAPHVDAAEVSPRFHEAIIALNLTAPLHVAQRANRVMRTQDTGGSIINIASVSGVRPSPGTAAYGAAKAGLIGLTQSLAVEWAPKVRLNAVVAGLIETEQAHLHYGDEEGVAAVAATVPLGRMGTPTDLANACVFLASPLASYVTGSTLTVHGGGERPAFLEEAQVDHEDCS, encoded by the coding sequence ATGACGAACGCCCCCAACCCCCGCCCCACCCCGGTTGGCGATGCAGCCGACCCGTTGGACTTCTCCGGATCGGTCGTCCTGGTCACCGGCGGCTCGCGTGGCATCGGGCGGGGCATCAGCGAGGCCTTCCTCGGCCACGGTGCCGACGTGGTGATCTGCGGGCGCAACGAGCCGGACGAGCTTCCCTCCTCCGGGGGGCGGGAGGCCCGCTTCGTCGCCGCCGACGTCCGCGATGCCACCGCCGTCGACGCCTTGATCTCCGACATCGAGGCCACCGAGGGACGCCTGGACGTGGTCGTCAACAATGCCGGGGGCGCCCCGCACGTCGATGCCGCCGAGGTGAGCCCCAGGTTCCACGAGGCGATCATCGCACTCAACCTGACCGCCCCGCTCCACGTCGCCCAGCGGGCCAATCGGGTGATGCGTACCCAGGACACCGGTGGGTCGATCATCAACATCGCCTCGGTCTCAGGCGTTCGGCCGTCGCCGGGAACCGCCGCCTACGGCGCGGCCAAGGCCGGATTGATCGGACTCACCCAGTCCCTCGCTGTGGAGTGGGCCCCCAAAGTGCGGCTCAACGCCGTCGTCGCCGGCCTGATCGAGACCGAGCAGGCGCACCTGCACTACGGCGACGAGGAGGGCGTCGCGGCGGTGGCCGCCACCGTGCCGCTCGGGCGCATGGGCACTCCGACCGATCTGGCCAACGCCTGCGTCTTCCTGGCGTCCCCGCTAGCGTCCTACGTCACCGGGTCGACCCTCACGGTGCACGGGGGCGGCGAACGGCCAGCGTTCCTCGAGGAGGCCCAAGTTGATCACGAAGATTGCAGCTAG
- a CDS encoding lipid-transfer protein has product MSSTNEVAVAGVGMHPWGKWGHNFVTYGVHAALAALSDAGIPWEDVGFVSGADTMRNGYPGYVAGATFAQALGWTGVPVTSSYGACASGAMAIEAARARILSGRCDVALVVGADTTPKGFLAPQGGERTTDPDWLRFRLLGATNPTYFGMYARRRIDLFGATVDDFTAVKLKNAKHGLNNPYARYRKAFTAEDVAASPVVADPLHLLHICATSDGGAAMVLTSMEYAKKRGLDRPVRVAAVSTTTPTYPNTVIEMPHFATDSTVGYPLPERTFKQSIGHSAYEEAGLGPEDVDVAEVYDLSAALELDWYEDLGFCEPGEAEGMIREGATTLGGRLPVNPSGGLACFGEAVPAQAIAQACELTWQLRGEAEGRQVEEAKVGITANQGLFGHGSSVILTR; this is encoded by the coding sequence ATGAGCAGCACCAACGAGGTCGCCGTCGCCGGCGTCGGCATGCACCCGTGGGGCAAGTGGGGTCACAACTTCGTGACCTACGGCGTCCATGCCGCTCTTGCTGCGCTGAGCGACGCCGGTATCCCGTGGGAGGACGTCGGCTTCGTGTCCGGCGCCGACACGATGCGCAACGGCTATCCCGGCTACGTCGCAGGAGCGACGTTCGCCCAGGCACTCGGGTGGACCGGCGTGCCGGTGACGTCGAGCTACGGGGCGTGTGCCTCCGGCGCCATGGCGATCGAGGCCGCTCGAGCCCGCATCCTGTCGGGACGCTGCGACGTTGCGTTGGTTGTCGGTGCCGACACCACCCCCAAGGGTTTCCTGGCCCCGCAGGGCGGCGAGCGCACCACCGATCCGGACTGGCTGCGCTTTCGCCTGCTCGGGGCAACCAACCCCACCTACTTCGGTATGTACGCCCGGCGCCGCATCGACCTCTTCGGGGCGACCGTCGACGACTTCACCGCGGTGAAGCTCAAGAACGCCAAGCACGGCCTCAACAACCCGTACGCCCGCTACCGCAAAGCGTTCACGGCTGAGGACGTCGCCGCCTCGCCGGTGGTCGCCGATCCCTTGCACCTGCTGCACATCTGCGCCACCTCTGACGGCGGCGCGGCGATGGTGCTCACCTCGATGGAGTACGCCAAGAAGCGCGGTCTTGACCGCCCGGTGAGGGTGGCGGCGGTGTCGACGACGACGCCGACCTACCCCAACACGGTCATCGAGATGCCGCACTTCGCCACCGACTCGACGGTGGGCTATCCCCTGCCGGAGCGCACCTTCAAGCAGAGCATCGGGCACTCCGCCTACGAGGAGGCGGGCCTCGGTCCCGAGGACGTCGACGTCGCCGAGGTGTACGACCTGTCCGCCGCCTTGGAGCTCGACTGGTACGAGGACCTGGGCTTCTGCGAGCCCGGCGAGGCCGAAGGGATGATCCGAGAGGGCGCAACCACGCTGGGCGGACGCCTGCCGGTCAACCCGTCGGGCGGCCTGGCCTGCTTCGGCGAGGCCGTGCCCGCACAGGCGATCGCTCAGGCCTGCGAGCTCACCTGGCAGCTGCGCGGCGAGGCGGAGGGCCGTCAGGTCGAGGAAGCCAAGGTGGGCATCACCGCCAACCAAGGCCTGTTCGGCCACGGATCCTCGGTCATCCTGACCCGCTGA
- a CDS encoding CoA-transferase: MSNQDVTRADYCAVAIAEAFRGDGEILCNPIGNVPLIGGRLARASFEPDLAITDGLATLTANTPAVGRPDPDRVVEHWNPYRRMFELLWNGQRHVMMGASQVDRYGNQNLAAIGDWHKPKAQLLGFRGAPGNTISHTTSYFVGNHSPKSLVEAVDVVSGVGYDRAAELGPETSRFHEIRRVVTNLCVIDFEATDATGVHCARLRSVHPWSSVDDVVAATGFELALPDDVPESRAPTADEVALLRNQIDPDGLAGREVPNE; the protein is encoded by the coding sequence ATGAGCAACCAAGATGTCACCCGCGCCGACTATTGCGCCGTCGCCATCGCCGAGGCGTTCCGGGGCGACGGCGAGATCCTCTGCAACCCGATCGGCAACGTGCCGCTGATCGGCGGCCGCCTGGCGCGGGCCTCCTTCGAGCCCGACCTGGCGATCACCGACGGGCTGGCCACCCTGACCGCCAACACGCCCGCGGTCGGACGGCCCGACCCCGACCGCGTCGTCGAGCACTGGAATCCCTACCGCCGCATGTTTGAGCTGCTCTGGAACGGGCAACGCCACGTGATGATGGGCGCCAGCCAGGTCGACCGCTACGGCAACCAGAACCTGGCCGCCATCGGCGACTGGCACAAGCCCAAGGCCCAGCTGCTGGGCTTCCGCGGGGCGCCGGGCAACACGATCAGTCACACCACCAGCTACTTCGTGGGCAATCACTCGCCCAAGTCGCTGGTCGAGGCCGTCGACGTCGTCTCGGGTGTGGGCTACGACCGGGCCGCCGAGCTGGGCCCCGAAACTTCGCGGTTCCACGAGATTCGCCGGGTGGTCACCAACCTGTGCGTCATCGACTTTGAGGCCACCGACGCCACCGGCGTGCACTGCGCCCGGCTGCGCTCGGTGCACCCCTGGTCGAGCGTCGACGACGTGGTCGCCGCCACCGGCTTCGAGCTGGCCCTACCCGACGACGTCCCCGAGTCCCGTGCTCCGACCGCGGATGAGGTGGCGCTGCTGCGCAACCAGATCGATCCCGATGGTCTCGCCGGACGGGAAGTCCCGAATGAGTGA
- a CDS encoding dethiobiotin synthase, whose protein sequence is MSEPSIDGAVRPNLLVACVGTATEVGKTWVGAQVVESLRHRSIDVAARKPAESFAGHGHDPLDSTVLAHASGEPIDHVTPPHRRYGVALAPPMAAKQLGLPPPLLGALLSELTWPRGCRVGWLETVGGVRSPVAADADSLALCAAVAPDVVVLVGDASLGAIGAARSAIDSIALGAPALVDRTVVLLNRFGPADADHRENQRWLAAHLSQPVLTDVAALVEHLAVPLRRTGGSSDLDGESAREDGR, encoded by the coding sequence ATGAGCGAGCCCAGCATCGACGGTGCGGTTCGGCCGAACCTGCTCGTCGCCTGCGTCGGCACCGCCACCGAGGTGGGCAAGACCTGGGTGGGGGCCCAGGTGGTCGAGTCGTTGCGCCATCGGTCCATCGACGTGGCGGCCCGCAAGCCCGCCGAGAGCTTCGCCGGCCATGGGCACGACCCGCTCGACTCCACGGTGCTCGCCCACGCCAGCGGCGAACCCATCGACCACGTCACCCCACCCCATCGGCGCTACGGCGTTGCCCTCGCACCGCCGATGGCGGCCAAGCAGCTTGGCCTGCCGCCTCCGCTCCTTGGGGCACTGCTCTCCGAGCTGACCTGGCCCCGGGGGTGCCGCGTGGGCTGGCTGGAGACGGTGGGCGGGGTCCGTTCGCCGGTGGCGGCCGACGCCGACTCGCTCGCGCTGTGCGCCGCCGTCGCCCCCGACGTGGTCGTGCTGGTCGGCGATGCTTCGCTGGGGGCGATCGGGGCGGCCCGATCGGCCATCGACTCGATTGCGCTCGGTGCGCCGGCGCTGGTCGATCGAACCGTCGTGCTGCTGAACCGTTTCGGCCCCGCCGACGCCGACCATCGAGAGAACCAACGCTGGCTGGCCGCGCACCTGTCCCAGCCGGTCCTCACCGACGTCGCAGCGCTGGTCGAGCATCTCGCCGTCCCACTACGGCGCACCGGCGGCTCCTCGGACCTGGATGGGGAAAGCGCACGGGAAGACGGTCGTTAG
- a CDS encoding saccharopine dehydrogenase NADP-binding domain-containing protein yields MPTSDPADRPYEVVLFGATGFVGQLTARHLAAHADGSTRIALAGRSLSRLEQARAKLGGAAADWPLIVADADEPDTITALAEQTRVVATTVGPYARWGLPLVEACARAGTHYADLTGEVLFVRDSIDRFHDTAVASGARIVHSCGFDSVPSDLAVMIAAREADTAHGDPLSEATLVVVSVKGGVSGGTIDSIRNQVAVMAADPSKRRIGMDPYALSPNRAAEADLGPQRDVGPPRYDRRLGMWVAPFVMAPYNTRIVRRSNALLDHAYGRRMRYSEVIGFDSPITGPFLATGIAAGTVAGAAAMAFGPTRSLLDRVLPSPGEGPDAETRANGHFRVDVHATTAGGRKVVSTVAADGDPGYAATAVMLGQSALALALDGDALPEAAGVLTPATGIGRALVDRLITRNFDISIR; encoded by the coding sequence ATGCCGACATCAGATCCCGCCGATCGCCCCTACGAGGTGGTGCTCTTCGGAGCGACCGGCTTCGTGGGCCAGCTCACCGCCAGGCATCTGGCGGCCCACGCCGACGGCTCGACCCGAATCGCGCTCGCCGGTCGCTCCCTGTCCCGCCTGGAGCAGGCCCGCGCCAAGCTTGGCGGGGCCGCCGCCGACTGGCCTTTGATCGTGGCTGACGCCGACGAGCCCGACACGATCACCGCTCTCGCCGAACAGACCCGGGTGGTCGCCACCACGGTCGGCCCCTACGCCAGGTGGGGTCTGCCACTCGTCGAGGCCTGTGCCCGGGCGGGTACCCACTACGCCGACCTCACCGGCGAGGTGCTGTTCGTACGCGACAGCATCGACCGATTCCACGACACGGCCGTCGCCTCGGGAGCTCGCATCGTGCACTCCTGCGGGTTCGATTCGGTGCCCTCCGACCTGGCGGTCATGATAGCTGCCCGCGAGGCAGACACTGCCCACGGCGATCCGTTGAGCGAGGCCACTCTGGTTGTCGTCTCGGTCAAAGGCGGCGTGAGCGGTGGCACGATCGACTCGATCCGCAACCAGGTTGCGGTCATGGCTGCCGACCCGTCCAAGCGTCGCATCGGGATGGACCCCTATGCGCTCAGCCCCAATCGGGCAGCCGAGGCCGACCTTGGGCCGCAGCGCGACGTGGGCCCGCCCCGCTACGACCGCCGGCTGGGCATGTGGGTGGCACCGTTCGTCATGGCGCCGTACAACACCCGGATCGTGCGGCGCAGTAACGCGCTACTCGACCACGCCTACGGCCGCCGGATGCGCTACTCGGAGGTGATCGGCTTCGACTCGCCGATTACCGGGCCGTTCCTGGCCACCGGCATCGCCGCCGGCACGGTCGCCGGTGCGGCCGCCATGGCATTCGGTCCCACCCGCTCGCTGCTCGACCGGGTGTTGCCCTCCCCCGGGGAGGGGCCCGACGCCGAGACCCGCGCCAACGGCCACTTCCGCGTCGATGTGCATGCCACCACCGCCGGGGGCCGTAAGGTGGTCTCGACGGTCGCCGCCGACGGCGATCCGGGCTATGCAGCCACCGCTGTCATGTTGGGCCAGAGCGCCTTGGCTCTGGCCCTCGATGGCGACGCGCTCCCAGAGGCTGCCGGCGTGCTTACCCCGGCCACCGGGATTGGTCGGGCGCTGGTCGACCGGCTGATCACCCGCAACTTCGACATCTCGATCCGCTAA
- a CDS encoding nitronate monooxygenase, with protein MSEVPNGPHAALTTRFCQLVGVRLPVVQTGMGWVSGATLTAATANAGGLGILASATMTFDELDDAITCVAAATDAPFGVNLLPVQADLDKRLGLMEERGVAVASFAGPPSAKVVTRLNDAGIHTMVTVGARRHAEKMAGLGVACIIAQGGEGGGHTGAVPTSLLVPDVADAVGAGTTAGPTGDGVIVLGAGGYRDGRGLVAALAQGADGIAMGTRFLLTAESGVPDEIKAIYLKTPVTGTVRTTAIDGAPQRVIATDVIAALESGIAPVRVANALRNALKFRALTGTSMKDLVTTGLAMRKNQDLTWAQLAMAANAPMMTKAAMVDGQAEVGILPTGQVVGVIDSLPTVAEVLGDIVTEAEATLERLAG; from the coding sequence ATGAGTGAGGTGCCAAACGGCCCGCACGCTGCGCTGACCACACGGTTCTGCCAGCTGGTCGGCGTACGCCTGCCGGTGGTGCAGACCGGCATGGGCTGGGTGAGCGGTGCCACGCTCACCGCAGCGACCGCCAATGCGGGCGGGCTCGGCATCCTCGCCTCGGCGACGATGACCTTCGACGAGCTCGACGACGCCATCACCTGCGTTGCGGCCGCCACAGACGCCCCGTTCGGCGTCAACCTGCTTCCGGTCCAGGCCGATCTGGACAAGCGGCTGGGCCTGATGGAGGAGCGCGGCGTGGCGGTTGCGTCGTTTGCCGGGCCACCGTCGGCCAAGGTGGTCACCCGCCTCAACGACGCCGGCATCCACACGATGGTCACCGTCGGCGCCCGCCGACACGCCGAGAAAATGGCCGGCCTCGGGGTCGCCTGCATCATCGCCCAGGGAGGCGAGGGCGGCGGCCACACCGGTGCGGTGCCCACCAGCCTGTTGGTGCCTGACGTGGCCGACGCGGTCGGGGCAGGCACGACGGCCGGCCCGACCGGCGACGGCGTCATCGTGCTCGGCGCCGGCGGCTATCGGGACGGTCGCGGCCTGGTGGCAGCGCTGGCCCAGGGGGCCGACGGCATCGCCATGGGCACCCGCTTTCTGCTCACCGCCGAGTCGGGCGTGCCCGACGAGATCAAGGCGATCTACCTCAAGACCCCGGTGACCGGCACGGTGCGGACCACCGCCATCGACGGGGCGCCCCAGCGGGTGATCGCCACCGACGTCATCGCGGCGCTCGAGTCGGGCATCGCCCCGGTGCGGGTGGCCAACGCGCTGCGCAACGCGCTGAAGTTCCGGGCGCTGACCGGCACCTCGATGAAGGACCTGGTCACCACCGGGCTGGCGATGCGCAAGAACCAGGATCTCACGTGGGCGCAGCTGGCGATGGCGGCCAACGCCCCGATGATGACCAAGGCGGCGATGGTTGACGGCCAGGCCGAGGTGGGAATCCTGCCCACCGGTCAGGTGGTCGGCGTGATCGACTCGCTGCCGACGGTCGCCGAGGTGCTTGGCGACATCGTCACCGAGGCCGAGGCCACCCTGGAGCGCCTCGCCGGCTGA
- a CDS encoding 8-amino-7-oxononanoate synthase has translation MSRSPREHEIPGASTADRARGSGARPSSDAPRPEGHPNRSAWADHLAERTESIRAAGRWRTTRTYDALGPRGTLDSAATPIVTFASNDYLGLSAHPAVIEAAVTATRRWGTGAGASRLVCGTRPVHDQLEARLSRWKGTEAALVFPTGFAANLGVLSVLGGPGARIVSDELNHASIIDGARLAGADVAIYPHLDLAEASRLISEWPGRSVLVTDAVFSMDGDAVDLAEALERCARHDAALVVDEAHSVWGPHLPGTTGSDGPPVVRVGTLSKTLGALGGFVAASRSVIDLLVNAARPFIFSTGLSPGDAAAALAALDVLGSPKGEDLVARLRAHTDRLAPDHPSPIVPIIIGDERRAVAASEALLKLGYWVPAIRPPTVAPGTSRLRITFSAAHSDEDVDGLLASLARLGLG, from the coding sequence GTGAGCCGATCCCCGCGGGAACACGAGATACCCGGTGCCTCAACGGCTGATCGCGCCCGGGGATCGGGTGCACGCCCGAGCAGCGACGCCCCGAGACCCGAGGGACACCCCAACCGCAGCGCCTGGGCCGATCACCTGGCGGAGCGAACCGAGTCGATCCGCGCAGCTGGACGGTGGCGGACGACGCGCACCTACGACGCGCTCGGCCCCCGCGGGACCCTCGATTCGGCCGCCACCCCGATCGTCACGTTTGCCTCCAACGACTATCTCGGTCTGAGCGCTCACCCGGCGGTGATCGAGGCGGCGGTGACGGCCACCCGGCGCTGGGGCACGGGGGCGGGTGCGTCCCGGCTGGTCTGCGGCACACGGCCGGTTCACGACCAGCTCGAGGCCCGGCTTTCCCGCTGGAAGGGCACCGAGGCGGCGCTGGTGTTCCCGACCGGCTTCGCCGCCAACCTCGGAGTGCTCAGCGTGCTCGGTGGCCCCGGCGCCCGGATCGTCTCCGACGAGCTCAACCACGCCTCGATCATCGATGGCGCACGGCTGGCCGGCGCCGACGTGGCGATCTATCCCCACCTCGACCTCGCTGAGGCGTCCCGGCTGATCTCCGAATGGCCGGGCAGGTCGGTGCTGGTCACCGATGCGGTGTTCTCGATGGATGGCGACGCCGTCGATCTGGCAGAGGCGCTCGAGCGCTGCGCCCGGCACGACGCTGCTCTGGTCGTGGACGAGGCCCACTCGGTATGGGGCCCTCATCTCCCCGGCACCACGGGGTCGGACGGTCCTCCGGTCGTCCGGGTGGGCACGCTGTCGAAGACCCTCGGTGCCTTGGGGGGCTTCGTCGCCGCCTCCAGGTCGGTCATCGACCTGCTGGTCAACGCCGCCCGGCCATTCATCTTCTCGACCGGGCTCTCCCCCGGCGACGCCGCCGCCGCCCTCGCCGCGCTCGACGTCCTGGGCTCACCGAAAGGCGAGGATCTGGTGGCGCGGCTCCGGGCCCACACCGACCGGCTGGCCCCCGATCACCCCAGCCCGATCGTGCCGATCATCATCGGCGACGAGCGCCGGGCGGTGGCGGCCTCCGAGGCGCTCCTCAAGCTCGGCTACTGGGTGCCGGCCATCCGGCCGCCAACCGTGGCGCCCGGCACCAGCCGCCTGCGCATCACGTTCTCCGCCGCTCACAGCGACGAGGACGTCGATGGGCTGCTGGCCTCGCTCGCCCGGCTGGGCCTGGGATGA
- a CDS encoding CoA transferase subunit A, with amino-acid sequence MANKLTTAAEATSHITSGMTIGIGGWGARRKPLALIAELVARDDLSDLTVVAYGGPEVGILCRAGKVAKVISGFVTLDTIPLEPHYRIARQTGSIEAAEWDEGMILLGLNAAGWNLPFLPTRGGLGSDVPRVMPDLKMVTSPYPGRNGGEPEELLAVPALHLDAALIHAQRADAQGNAQLLGEDPFFDDLFVRAADRAIVSCERLVDTAEFLDEGPVQTLLVSRLNTDAVVEAPGGAGFTQCLPDYERDEDAQRAYVATAKSDETWDEWLAAFIANPSRQISQEATR; translated from the coding sequence GTGGCCAACAAACTCACCACAGCGGCCGAGGCGACCTCGCACATCACCTCGGGAATGACGATCGGCATCGGCGGCTGGGGGGCCAGGCGCAAGCCGTTGGCGCTCATCGCCGAACTGGTCGCCCGCGACGACCTGTCCGACCTGACCGTCGTCGCCTACGGCGGCCCCGAGGTGGGCATCCTGTGCCGCGCCGGCAAGGTGGCCAAGGTGATCTCCGGGTTCGTCACCCTCGACACGATCCCGCTCGAGCCCCACTACCGCATCGCCCGCCAGACCGGGTCGATCGAGGCGGCAGAGTGGGACGAGGGCATGATTCTGCTCGGGCTGAACGCCGCCGGCTGGAACCTGCCGTTCCTGCCCACCCGCGGTGGCCTGGGCTCCGACGTGCCCCGGGTGATGCCAGACCTGAAGATGGTCACCAGCCCCTACCCCGGGCGCAACGGCGGTGAGCCCGAGGAGCTGCTCGCCGTGCCGGCGCTGCACCTGGACGCCGCCCTGATTCACGCCCAGCGCGCCGACGCCCAGGGCAACGCCCAGTTGCTCGGCGAGGACCCGTTCTTCGATGACCTGTTTGTGCGGGCAGCCGACCGGGCGATCGTCAGCTGCGAACGCCTGGTCGACACGGCCGAGTTTCTCGACGAGGGGCCGGTGCAGACCCTGCTGGTCAGCCGGTTGAACACCGATGCCGTCGTCGAGGCCCCCGGTGGCGCCGGCTTTACCCAGTGCCTGCCCGACTACGAACGCGACGAGGATGCCCAGCGGGCCTACGTCGCCACCGCCAAGAGCGACGAGACGTGGGACGAGTGGCTTGCCGCGTTCATCGCCAACCCCAGCCGTCAGATCAGCCAGGAGGCCACCCGATGA